In a single window of the Nicotiana tomentosiformis chromosome 8, ASM39032v3, whole genome shotgun sequence genome:
- the LOC104119831 gene encoding aspartyl protease family protein At5g10770-like — MAWIIKHIVTICFFLGYYQTLPIYGETIRAPPHYKVVNVSSLEPKPYCQRSSSGSKIGSQKLEIVSRFGPCFPNTNRTKTASSNELLNWDQARVRSINKRVNDHLYSNSLSEDGLDPTIEGKYEFGGVYNVKIGLGTPKQDYYLMMDTGSQPTWVRCQSCTKGCKSENPLYDPSKSSTYTNNTSVPFRVGYGDNSYTNGIWGCDTLTIEGIGAINNFRFGCGQENVDGTGNNFGDVAGILGLGRGELSFPSQIQSASSTQMFSYYVPLTNSHVGNLEFGNEAKKKSYACSNQFTPLVKGPEPVFYYLDLVGISVAGNKLNVTSTTFTNEGTVIDSGTVITRLPRVVYSAFRAAFRQSMSSYTLLENVDELMDTCYSFKGYEQIVLPEIKFHFREGTSTTDVTLSYNGILWMKNDRVKCLAFAAKESDEHVSIIGYVQQRGFNVLYDLERERIGFGSNCAS; from the exons ATGGCTTGGATCATTAAACATATTGTAACAATATGCTTCTTTTTGGGGTATTACCAAACACTGCCTATTTATGGAGAAACAATCAGAGCACCACCTCACTATAAGGTGGTTAATGTCAGCTCTTTGGAGCCAAAACCCTACTGCCAGAGGTCAAGCTCAG GCTCGAAAATCGGATCGCAAAAATTGGAGATCGTATCAAGATTTGGACCTTGCTTTCCAAATACTAATCGAACGAAAACTGCATCATCCAACGAACTTCTAAATTGGGATCAAGCTAGAGTTCGTTCAATCAATAAAAGAGTGAATGACCATCTTTACAGTAACAGTCTTTCTGAGGATGGACTTGATCcaactattgaaggtaagtatGAATTTGGGGGGGTCTATAATGTAAAGATAGGTCTTGGCACACCAAAACAAGATTATTACTTAATGATGGATACTGGTAGCCAACCAACATGGGTACGTTGCCAATCCTGCACCAAAGGTTGCAAATCAGAGAATCCTCTGTATGACCCTTCAAAATCCTCGACATATACAAATAATACATCGGTTCCATTTCGTGTTGGTTATGGTGATAACTCATATACGAATGGCATTTGGGGATGTGATACTCTCACTATAGAGGGTATTGGTGCAATAAACAACTTCCGATTTGGTTGTGGCCAAGAAAATGTTGATGGAACTGGCAATAACTTTGGTGATGTAGCTGGAATACTTGGACTTGGCAGAGGAGAGTTATCTTTTCCATCTCAAATTCAAAGTGCGTCATCAACGCAAATGTTTAGTTATTATGTCCCATTAACAAATAGCCATGTGGGAAATCTAGAATTTGGGAATGAAGCCAAGAAGAAATCTTACGCTTGTTCAAACCAATTTACACCATTGGTAAAAGGCCCCGAACCAGTATTCTACTATCTTGACCTAGTTGGAATAAGTGTAGCTGGAAATAAACTCAACGTCACATCGACAACATTCACTAATGAAGGAACAGTTATAGACAGTGGAACGGTAATCACTCGATTGCCACGAGTTGTATACTCTGCGTTTCGTGCTGCTTTTAGACAGTCGATGTCGAGTTACACATTATTAGAAAATGTTGATGAGCTGATGGACACCTGCTACAGCTTCAAGGGATACGAACAAATTGTTTTACCAGAGATTAAATTCCATTTTAGAGAAGGAACTAGTACTACTGATGTGACTTTGTCATACAACGGAATTTTATGGATGAAAAATGATAGAGTGAAGTGTTTGGCTTTTGCTGCAAAGGAAAGCGATGAGCATGTCAGCATTATTGGTTACGTTCAACAGCGGGGATTCAATGTGCTTTATGATTTGGAAAGGGAAAGAATTGGATTTGGCAGTAACTGCGCTAGCTAG